The sequence TAATCACATGTTGATGTATAAGCTTGAAAGATTTACGCATATTTAATTGCAAGCAATCTTTTACATCTTTTATTTTTGGCTGCTAAATTTGGTGAAACAAAGGCTGAAACTGGCCATCAATTAGGTATTTTAGCGGCTTTGTCAGCGTCGTTTGCTTTTAAAGTTGTAAAATTGGAAAATTATGGGCATTGCCAATCCAATGTGATCTTTCAAAAATAATGCTTTGCTATAAATGTATTGTTTTTCATATGGTAAAGGAGGTAGGTTTTTCAAGTTTTAAATATATTGCGATGATCATGGTTGGGGGGAGACACGAAATTGCAATATTAATGGCGCATTTTTAATTTTATAGCCTAATTCTTGATGTTGTCGTGAGCTGTTCCATATAAATATCTCATTAATGCGCAAAATGAGAAGATATAATATTAGCATTTATTGGAAAATATCGCTTCTATTTGTAATTTAAGTGGTTTTAATTTAAGTATATTTAATATATTTAAACCTACATCTTTAAAAAATCAAAAATGATGACACGTTTAAAAAATAGAAAAATTTGAGCAGATAGAAATCGGCTAAAAATCGAGGAAAATACAGATGATAAACCTCAGAAACGCCAAGCGTATTGCAATCATTGGTGGCACAATGGAAGCTTGGTTTGCAGCCCTTACCTTTCGGCGGATATCAAGCACAGAGGTAGAGGTTATTGTTTATGATGACGAGCAAAAAATCAGTCAGGGCTTAGGCGCAGGTAGCTTACCGGTTCTAAGTGCGGCTTTACAAGCCAATCAAATCAATATTGATGAATTTGCCTTTGCTACAGATTTGACCATTAAACTTGGTTCATCGTTTGAAAATTGGCGCCATAGCGGTGACAATGATGTTTTTTTTCATCTGTTTCATGGATTTAATCAAGGCGTAGAAGAGCTTGATGTTATTGCTAATCGCACCTACCCATTTTTGGCAGGGCGGATTGCAAAAAACATGGATTTGGTGGGCTTTTATCCTGGTTTTTCCATGTTTACCCAAAATGTTCCGCAAGTTCAAGCTAATCTAATTTTAGGCGCTCGCAAAAGTGGTTTAATACCATCTTACCATTTTGATGTGCAAAAATGCCTCACCTATTTGAAAAATGTTGCGATTGGTCGCGGTGTTAAACATCAGGTTATGAAAGTACACAAACTTGTTTTGGATGATGAGGGCAATACAACTGCTCTTAATACCGACCTTGGTGATATTAAGGTGGATTTTGTTGTTGATGCGGCAGATACAAAGCGTTTAAGTCTTGGTAAAGCTTATCAAAGCAAATGGCACTCACTTAAAGAACAATTTGCCGTTGATCGTGTTTTACAATTTAATGTAGAGGCAGCCTTAGTAAACCCACGGCTTTTCACCCGTTCCATTGCAATGAAATGCGGTTGGTTACAGTTAGTGCCACTAAAAAATCATATTAGTGCTAGTTACTTCCTTGCTTCTAAATATACGAGTGATGAAGCCGCATTGAAAGAAGCGGCAGATCTACTTGAGCAAAAGATTACTTTTGCAAATCCTGTGGATCTTGATCAAGGATATTTTGAAAGCAATTGGCATAAAAATACTCTTGCTGTAGGTCCTGCCGTCGGCTTTATTGAGCCATTGGTTTCAGCAAATCTTGCACAGTTTTTCTCACTTATTTATAAGGTTGAGCAAGCGGTGATTGAAGGGCATGGTATTATTGGTGAAACAACCATTAAAGCCATTAATAAGGATCACGCAAAAACTTTTAATGAAATTGTTGATTTTACCCGATTGCATTATGAAACACAGCGCAAGGATAGTTCTTTCTGGCGCGATGTTAAAAAACTTACCCGCTCCAAAACCTATCAAGAATTGCGCAAGGTATTTGCTGAGCGTTTCCCGCGCGCTGTAGATTTGGAAAACTATTGTGGCTTTGGTTGGCCGCCCTTGTTTGCACCCCTAGACTGGATCACTGTTGCGAGCGCTATGGGAATTATTACACCACAAACGGCGCTAAGTGAATTGGACGTTATGCCAAGGGAAATTTTTGAGCAGGTTGAACGATATCTGCAAGGCTAGAGCTGTTTTTCAATGCATGCAAATTATACTGCGCCAATGCGCACTGACTTATTGTTAAGGGTCAATCATGATTAATCTTAGAAATGCTAAACGTATTGTTATTATTGGCGGTGGAATCGCAGGTTGGTTTTCCGCGCTTACTTTTCGCCGCATCGCGGCTCCTGAAGTCGAAGTACTATTATTGGAAGAAGGCGCAGATGACAATAAGAATGCTATTAAGGGCGGTTTTTCAAATCTGGTTTTTGGACTGCAAAAAAACGGCATTAATATTGAGGAATTTATAAATGCGACCAAGGCTACCGTAAAGTTTGGTTCTTCCTTCGAGGGTTGGCGTAACGGTAGCTTCAATGATATTTATTTTCATTTATTCCATAGTCTTAACGGTGGCAGTGAAGAGTTGGAGGGAACAACCAATCGAACCTATCCGCTGCTTGCAGGACGTATTGCCGCCGGTCTTGATATGTTCAGTTATTTTGCTGGTTTCTCGTTGATTAATAATAATGCAACGCAAGCGCAAGCTCATATTGCGCTTGCCTCTAATCGGACTGGATTATGGCCATCTTTCCACTTTGATGAAAACAAGATGGCTGATTTTTTAAAAACCGTTGCTAAAGCAAGAGGTATTAAGCACAAGCATTTAAAAGTTGAAAAACTTATTCTTGATAAGGATGGTAAGACAACAGCTCTAAAAACGCCCGAAGGTAATTTGGATGTTGACTTTGTTATTGATGCTTCAGGTTTGCGCCGTATCGGTATTGGTGAAACCTATAAGCAAAAATGGCAGTCTTTCAGCAAAGAACTGATTCTGGATCGTATTCTGCCTTTTACCATCAAGCAGCCTAATGCAAATCCTGCGCTTTATACACGTTCTATTGCTATGCAAGCTGGTTGGATGTGGCAAATTCCGCTTAACGATAAAATCGGTGCTGGCTATGTGTTCTCTAGCAAACACAGTGATGAACTTGCCGCAATTAAAGAAGTTGAAGCCTATATTGGACATGCAATTGAACCGCAGGCGGTAATGCAATTTGATCCGGGGCATTATGAAAATGTCTGGTGTAAAAATGTCTTGGCTGTTGGCTTGTCATCTGGATTTATTGAACCCCTAGAGGCGACATCCATCGGCCACATGCTGCGAGTTCTTGAACGATTTGAAAATATTGTAAATGATGGCCACGGTATTATTGGTGAAAACACCATAGATACCTTCAATCAAGATAATCAAGCAGGTTGGGGTGAAATGAAAGATTTCCTTCGCCTTCATTATGATACCAGCCGGGAAGATACGCCCTTTTGGCAGGACGCTAAAAATGCAAAGCGTTCAACAGAATATCAGGATCTTTGCGAAGTCTTGAAAACACGTATGCCGCGATTTGTTGATCTTGAAGCCTATGCCGATTTTGCTTGGCAACCAATGTTCAATACAACCAGTTGGATTATGGTTGGTGCGGCACTTGGTGTTATCCCGCAGCAAGCTGCCTATGATGAACTTGCCACCCTGCCAAAGCCTATTTTTGACGAAGTACAGCAATATCTCATGCGGCAAAAGCAATTATTATCGCAATAATCCAATCCACAAAAAATCAATCTAATCAAAAGGCTGTGATGAGGAATTTAGCGCATCACAGCCTTAATTTTATCAATGCTGCAGTTATCCGAATATTCATAGCGCGCTTCAGGTGTCTGCTATAAAATTTATAACGGGTTGAATAAGCCTTTTAATGATCTAAAAAGTTTAAGAGACAATAATTGTAAAAGCGATGTGATCTGTTCGGTGATGATAATCAAACTTTAAATGATATTTGCAGCAAAGGTCTTTGAAGTCTTGTTCAGCCAATGGATCATCGCTCAAAATTGTTAGCCTGTCACCCGATGCTAAATCTTTTAACCGCCGCGCGGTTTTTAAAATGGGCATCGGGCATTTAAGGCCACGCAGATCATAGATTATCGGCTTAAGAAACCCAGCCATGACTTTTTCTTATTTTCTTGTACAGGTACTAAGGCAGCCGTTTGCTGATCTGATGAATTTTGAACGGCACTACTTTGTTGCGTCTGTTCAGTTGTTGGCTTTGCAGCAGGTGCACTTGCATTAGTTGGCAATGTCGTATTTTTTGAGGCTTGATTTGCTGAGGCTGGAGCAATATCTGGCGCGCCACTACGTTCAGTAGATGCAGAACTCAAAGATGGTGGGGTACGACTTACCTTTTCACCCCTTGCGCGCCGTGCGCTCCAATCAGCAACAAGACGTGCTTCTTCAAGACCGGCAATGGATGGTGAAGCAGGTTTTTTTGA comes from Bartonella sp. HY038 and encodes:
- a CDS encoding tryptophan 7-halogenase, with translation MINLRNAKRIAIIGGTMEAWFAALTFRRISSTEVEVIVYDDEQKISQGLGAGSLPVLSAALQANQINIDEFAFATDLTIKLGSSFENWRHSGDNDVFFHLFHGFNQGVEELDVIANRTYPFLAGRIAKNMDLVGFYPGFSMFTQNVPQVQANLILGARKSGLIPSYHFDVQKCLTYLKNVAIGRGVKHQVMKVHKLVLDDEGNTTALNTDLGDIKVDFVVDAADTKRLSLGKAYQSKWHSLKEQFAVDRVLQFNVEAALVNPRLFTRSIAMKCGWLQLVPLKNHISASYFLASKYTSDEAALKEAADLLEQKITFANPVDLDQGYFESNWHKNTLAVGPAVGFIEPLVSANLAQFFSLIYKVEQAVIEGHGIIGETTIKAINKDHAKTFNEIVDFTRLHYETQRKDSSFWRDVKKLTRSKTYQELRKVFAERFPRAVDLENYCGFGWPPLFAPLDWITVASAMGIITPQTALSELDVMPREIFEQVERYLQG
- a CDS encoding tryptophan 7-halogenase: MINLRNAKRIVIIGGGIAGWFSALTFRRIAAPEVEVLLLEEGADDNKNAIKGGFSNLVFGLQKNGINIEEFINATKATVKFGSSFEGWRNGSFNDIYFHLFHSLNGGSEELEGTTNRTYPLLAGRIAAGLDMFSYFAGFSLINNNATQAQAHIALASNRTGLWPSFHFDENKMADFLKTVAKARGIKHKHLKVEKLILDKDGKTTALKTPEGNLDVDFVIDASGLRRIGIGETYKQKWQSFSKELILDRILPFTIKQPNANPALYTRSIAMQAGWMWQIPLNDKIGAGYVFSSKHSDELAAIKEVEAYIGHAIEPQAVMQFDPGHYENVWCKNVLAVGLSSGFIEPLEATSIGHMLRVLERFENIVNDGHGIIGENTIDTFNQDNQAGWGEMKDFLRLHYDTSREDTPFWQDAKNAKRSTEYQDLCEVLKTRMPRFVDLEAYADFAWQPMFNTTSWIMVGAALGVIPQQAAYDELATLPKPIFDEVQQYLMRQKQLLSQ
- a CDS encoding sulfurtransferase TusA family protein, with product MAGFLKPIIYDLRGLKCPMPILKTARRLKDLASGDRLTILSDDPLAEQDFKDLCCKYHLKFDYHHRTDHIAFTIIVS